The following proteins are co-located in the Pseudomonas sp. ATCC 13867 genome:
- a CDS encoding LuxR C-terminal-related transcriptional regulator, with protein MSSFSAIAAGAPVSMPATQLPREPLLQVLLESPRRLSLLCAPAGYGKSALARAALERLPASCARIWLDCADQPLGVTAVCSQIARSLGLPESDPASVLLALQLRRQPLWLVLDDYPQAPDAELDAWVQRLLGLAETPLYLLVSCRQRPDWNLSRLLLDERLCELGAAQLAFSRAESDALALALGHDSECRERLWAATQGWCAGVRLLLSARDGVHAPGEVASWLRSYLEQELLGRLDAEAGDMLCGLAYLPRFNREICAGLWEEQGGELFDRLHQGQGFFLPMDAEGRCFRLPPLVAKALQDHLQGPALTRLRLRACSVLSQAGWLNEAIEMALGAGQPEVAASYMDRLDMDWLFAGRHLRLLLDWREKLPAALMESTPRLICLNTRALLFSWRLDEAEACIARLGDFLPQAQATRNHRLLANWLALRGALDGMHGRMDDARERCSAALAELDPRDWRSALLCQTTLARLDMACGQPQSARRTLREAVELARRRGCLASEVLLDCDRIRLALLCGEAGQAQALLDACCERVAATGQEHGLLLGRLAFLRGELLLLQGDLEGAGAILESGVTQARTCADPYILHGLLGLAEVASRGGEHLEAGRMVDEAERCMHRWRVQPACYALPLQGLRLRLLARQGQWQRLHQEGQALATEPLAPPLHTPSLPQRLRYLLALAEAGCGDPLAARERLRRLQDECQRLELYGLAREAQHALESLAGGVQTEQLPGLLPAGPAGTAEGCGHGLTAREVTVLRLLAEGLSNQEIGNSLFISLNTVKTHTKKINVKLGVRRRTQAIVRAKSLGLLG; from the coding sequence ATGTCCAGTTTCTCTGCCATTGCCGCCGGTGCTCCGGTGTCCATGCCTGCTACGCAGTTGCCGCGCGAGCCGCTGCTGCAAGTCCTGCTGGAGTCTCCACGTCGTCTGAGCCTGCTCTGCGCGCCGGCCGGGTATGGCAAGAGCGCCCTGGCCCGTGCCGCCCTGGAGCGCCTGCCGGCCAGTTGCGCGCGCATCTGGCTGGATTGCGCCGACCAGCCGCTGGGCGTGACGGCCGTGTGCTCGCAGATCGCCCGTAGCCTGGGATTGCCGGAGAGCGACCCGGCCAGCGTGCTGCTGGCCCTGCAACTGCGCCGGCAGCCGCTCTGGCTGGTGCTGGACGACTACCCGCAGGCCCCCGATGCCGAGCTCGATGCCTGGGTTCAGCGTCTGCTGGGCCTGGCCGAGACGCCTCTGTACCTGCTGGTCAGTTGCCGCCAGCGCCCGGACTGGAACCTCTCGCGCCTGTTGCTCGACGAGCGCCTGTGCGAACTGGGCGCCGCGCAACTGGCCTTCAGCCGCGCGGAAAGCGATGCGCTGGCGCTCGCCCTGGGCCATGACAGCGAATGCCGCGAACGCCTGTGGGCGGCCACGCAGGGCTGGTGCGCCGGCGTGCGGCTGCTGCTCAGCGCGCGCGACGGCGTCCATGCGCCGGGCGAAGTGGCGTCCTGGCTGCGTTCCTACCTGGAGCAGGAACTTCTCGGCCGCCTCGACGCCGAGGCGGGCGACATGCTCTGCGGCCTGGCCTACCTGCCGCGCTTCAACCGCGAAATCTGCGCCGGCCTCTGGGAAGAGCAGGGCGGCGAACTGTTCGACCGCCTGCACCAGGGCCAGGGCTTCTTCCTTCCAATGGACGCCGAAGGCCGCTGCTTCCGCCTGCCGCCGCTGGTGGCCAAGGCCCTGCAGGACCACCTCCAGGGGCCTGCCCTGACCCGCCTGCGTCTGCGTGCCTGCAGCGTGCTGAGCCAGGCAGGCTGGCTGAACGAAGCCATCGAAATGGCTCTGGGCGCCGGCCAGCCGGAAGTCGCCGCCAGCTATATGGATCGCCTGGACATGGACTGGCTGTTCGCCGGCCGCCACCTGCGCCTGCTGCTGGACTGGCGCGAAAAACTCCCGGCGGCGCTGATGGAAAGCACCCCCCGGCTGATCTGCCTGAACACCCGCGCGCTGCTGTTCAGCTGGCGCCTGGACGAGGCCGAAGCCTGCATCGCGCGCCTCGGCGACTTCCTGCCGCAAGCCCAGGCCACGCGCAACCATCGCCTGCTGGCCAACTGGCTGGCCCTGCGCGGTGCGCTGGACGGCATGCACGGCCGCATGGACGATGCGCGTGAACGCTGCAGCGCCGCCCTGGCGGAACTGGACCCGCGCGACTGGCGTTCGGCGCTGCTGTGCCAGACCACCCTGGCGCGCCTGGACATGGCCTGCGGCCAGCCGCAGTCGGCGCGGCGCACCCTGCGGGAGGCCGTCGAACTGGCGCGCCGTCGGGGCTGCCTGGCCAGCGAAGTGCTGCTCGACTGTGACCGCATCCGCCTGGCGCTGCTCTGCGGCGAAGCGGGGCAGGCGCAGGCCCTGCTGGACGCTTGCTGCGAACGGGTAGCGGCGACCGGCCAGGAACATGGGCTGCTGCTCGGCCGCCTGGCCTTCCTGCGCGGTGAACTGCTCCTGCTGCAGGGCGACCTGGAAGGCGCTGGCGCCATCCTCGAAAGCGGCGTGACGCAGGCCCGCACCTGCGCCGATCCCTATATCCTGCACGGTCTGCTCGGCCTCGCCGAAGTCGCCTCGCGTGGTGGCGAGCATCTGGAAGCCGGACGCATGGTGGATGAAGCCGAACGCTGCATGCACCGCTGGCGGGTACAGCCAGCCTGCTATGCATTGCCACTGCAGGGCCTGCGTTTGCGCCTGCTGGCACGCCAGGGCCAATGGCAGCGCCTGCACCAGGAAGGCCAGGCGCTGGCGACGGAGCCGCTGGCGCCGCCGCTGCACACCCCCTCGCTGCCGCAGCGCCTGCGTTATCTGCTGGCGCTCGCCGAGGCCGGCTGCGGCGACCCCCTGGCGGCGCGCGAACGTCTGCGCCGCCTGCAGGACGAATGCCAGCGCCTGGAACTCTACGGCCTGGCCCGCGAGGCGCAGCACGCGCTGGAAAGCCTGGCCGGCGGCGTGCAGACCGAGCAACTGCCCGGCCTGCTGCCGGCAGGGCCCGCCGGCACCGCCGAGGGTTGTGGGCACGGCCTCACCGCCCGCGAGGTCACGGTGCTGCGGCTGTTGGCCGAAGGCCTGTCGAACCAGGAGATCGGTAACAGCCTGTTCATCTCGCTGAACACCGTGAAGACACACACCAAGAAGATCAACGTGAAGCTCGGCGTGCGCCGGCGTACCCAGGCCATCGTCCGCGCCAAGTCACTGGGGCTACTCGGGTGA
- a CDS encoding FAS1-like dehydratase domain-containing protein: MSDSPYADWIGRSQEREEELSTLLVRRLAVTLAEEAPAAGEALPPLWHWMFFQDEVIEPGLGADGHPARGGFLPPADGRNRMWAGGRLEFHEPLRVGGVAKRTTTILNVEEKHGRTGSLLFVTLRHEFVQDGRLAFSEEQDIVYREPSPPKLSSGDAMPVGGWREAVVPSPILLFRYSALTFNGHRIHYDWPYVTEAEGYPGLVVHGPLIGTLNLRAFCRANPNARLRRYAYRGQRPLISPEPFEVGGRLSGPGKAEVWAGNGAGIAQRGEVEFD, encoded by the coding sequence ATGAGCGATTCACCCTACGCCGACTGGATCGGCCGCTCCCAGGAGCGCGAGGAAGAATTGAGTACGCTGCTGGTCCGCCGCCTGGCCGTGACCCTGGCCGAAGAGGCTCCGGCTGCTGGCGAGGCGCTGCCGCCGCTGTGGCACTGGATGTTCTTCCAGGATGAAGTGATCGAGCCGGGCCTGGGCGCCGACGGCCACCCGGCGCGCGGCGGCTTCCTGCCCCCGGCCGATGGGCGCAACCGCATGTGGGCCGGCGGCCGCCTGGAGTTCCATGAGCCGCTGCGCGTCGGCGGCGTGGCGAAGCGCACCACCACTATCCTGAATGTCGAGGAAAAGCACGGCCGCACCGGCTCGTTGCTGTTCGTCACCCTGCGCCACGAATTCGTCCAGGACGGCCGCCTGGCGTTCAGCGAAGAGCAGGACATCGTCTACCGCGAGCCCAGCCCGCCCAAGCTTTCCAGCGGCGACGCAATGCCCGTCGGCGGCTGGCGCGAGGCCGTGGTGCCGTCGCCGATCCTGCTGTTCCGCTACTCCGCGCTGACCTTCAACGGCCACCGCATCCATTACGACTGGCCCTACGTCACCGAGGCCGAGGGCTACCCCGGACTGGTGGTGCACGGCCCGCTGATCGGCACCCTGAACCTGCGCGCGTTCTGCCGAGCCAACCCCAACGCACGCCTGCGCCGCTACGCCTACCGTGGCCAGCGCCCGCTGATCAGCCCCGAGCCGTTCGAAGTCGGCGGCCGCCTGAGCGGCCCCGGCAAGGCCGAAGTCTGGGCCGGCAACGGCGCCGGCATCGCCCAGCGCGGCGAAGTGGAATTCGACTGA
- a CDS encoding LysR substrate-binding domain-containing protein — translation MHFDLADLRLFAHIAEAPSLTQGARRAHLSAAAASARIKALEGQLDCRLLYRDNRGVELTPAGHRLLQHARLILRQVDHLKDDFSEQGGDQVGHIRIFANTTAVTEFLPELLAGFLAVRPGVSVDLQERLNRDIVRAILDGSADLGIVAGPVRAEGLQVVHFSTDRLVLVVPPEHPLGRLRHLTLADTLGFAHIGLHEGSTLQSFLREQVKRVGGSLNLRIQVASFEAICRMVEAGVGIGVIPETAALRHSRTMNLQILALDEPWVVRERSVLLRDHEALPGCARALVDLLRQAGGGRSPE, via the coding sequence ATGCACTTCGACCTGGCCGACCTGCGGCTTTTTGCGCACATCGCCGAAGCCCCCAGCCTTACCCAGGGCGCGCGCCGCGCCCATCTCTCGGCCGCCGCCGCCAGCGCGCGGATCAAGGCGCTGGAGGGCCAGCTCGACTGCCGCCTGCTGTATCGCGACAACCGCGGCGTCGAGCTGACCCCGGCGGGCCACCGGCTGCTGCAGCACGCGCGGCTGATCCTGCGCCAGGTGGATCATCTGAAGGATGACTTCAGCGAACAGGGCGGCGACCAGGTCGGGCACATCCGCATCTTCGCCAACACCACGGCGGTCACCGAGTTCCTGCCCGAGCTGCTGGCCGGCTTCCTCGCGGTGCGCCCCGGTGTCAGCGTGGACCTGCAGGAACGCCTGAACCGCGACATCGTCCGCGCCATCCTCGACGGCTCCGCCGACCTGGGCATCGTTGCCGGTCCGGTGCGCGCCGAAGGCTTGCAGGTGGTGCACTTCAGCACCGACCGGCTGGTCCTGGTGGTACCGCCGGAGCATCCGCTAGGCCGTCTGCGGCACCTGACGCTGGCCGATACCCTGGGCTTCGCTCACATCGGCCTGCACGAGGGCAGCACCCTGCAGAGCTTCCTGCGCGAGCAGGTGAAGCGCGTCGGCGGCAGCCTCAACCTGCGTATCCAGGTGGCCAGCTTCGAGGCCATCTGCCGGATGGTCGAGGCCGGTGTCGGCATCGGGGTCATCCCGGAAACGGCGGCGTTGCGCCACAGCCGCACCATGAACCTGCAGATCCTCGCTCTGGACGAGCCCTGGGTCGTTCGCGAACGCAGCGTGCTGCTACGCGACCACGAGGCCCTGCCCGGCTGCGCGCGGGCGCTGGTGGATCTGCTGCGGCAGGCCGGCGGCGGCCGCTCACCCGAGTAG